A genomic window from Solanum dulcamara chromosome 11, daSolDulc1.2, whole genome shotgun sequence includes:
- the LOC129872056 gene encoding calcium-transporting ATPase 2, plasma membrane-type-like, which produces MESYLNENFGEVKPKHSSEEVLKRWRSLCGVVKNPKRRFRFTANLSKRYEAAAMRRTNHEKLRVAVLVSKAAFQFIQGMQPSDYSVPKEIADAGFQIDADELGSVVESHDLKKVKFHGGVDGIANKLATSSTDGLSTDNETALTRRQELFGVNKFQESEARSFWLFVWEALQDMTLMILGACAFVSLIVGIVMEGWPVGAHDGLGIVASILLVVFVTATSDYRQSLQFRDLDKEKKKISIQVTRNGYRQKMSIYDLVPGDIVHLAIGDQVPADGLFLSGFSVLIDESSLTGESEPVMVNAQNPFLLSGTKVQDGSCKMLVTTVGMRTQWGKLIATLSEGGDDETPLQVKLNGVATIIGKIGLFFAVVTFAVLLQKMFGRKLLEGSHWSWSGEEAREILEYFAIAVTIVVVAVPEGLPLAVTLSLAFAMKKMMNDKALVRHLAACETMGSATTICSDKTGTLTTNRMTVVKTCFCMNVKDVSKPGDASALSSEMPNSVLKTLLQSIFNNTSGEVVATKGKKREMLGTPTETAILEFGLALGGDFQAERQAGKLVKIEPFNSTKKLMGVVLELPEGGLRAHTKGASEIILAACDKVINSNGDVVSLDETLRNNLNATIEQFATEALRTLCLAYMDLENGFSPDDAIPLSGYTCIGIVGIKDPVRPGVKESVALCRSAGVTVRMVTGDNINTAKAIARECGILTDDGIAIEGPVFREMSQEEMLKVIPKIQVMARSSPLDKHTLVKQLRTTFNEVVAVTGDGTNDAPALHEADIGLAMGIAGTEVAKESADVIILDDNFSTIVTVAKWGRSVYINIQKFVQFQLTVNIVALVVNFASACVTGSAPLTAVQLLWVNMIMDTLGALALATEPPNDELMKRAPVGRKGNFISNVMWRNILGQSLYQFLVIWFLQVYGKTIFRLDGPDANLTLNTIIFNSFVFCQLFNEVNSREMEKVEVWEGILDNYVFVTVIGVTLFFQIIIIEYLGTFANTTPLSFGQWFVSVFFGFLGMPIAVHLKKIEV; this is translated from the exons atggAAAGCTATTTGAACGAAAATTTCGGAGAAGTGAAGCCGAAGCACTCGTCGGAGGAGGTGCTGAAGCGATGGAGGAGCCTTTGTGGTGTTGTCAAGAACCCTAAACGTCGATTTCGTTTCACTGCTAATCTATCCAAGCGTTATGAGGCTGCTGCAATGCGACGTACTAATCAT GAGAAACTGAGAGTTGCAGTGCTGGTTTCAAAGGCTGCATTTCAGTTTATACaag GCATGCAACCAAGTGATTACAGTGTCCCAAAGGAAATTGCAGATGCCGGTTTTCAAATTGACGCTGACGAGCTAGGATCTGTAGTTGAAAGCCATGATctgaaaaaagtgaaatttcaTGGAGGAGTGGATGGGATTGCAAATAAGCTGGCCACGTCAAGTACTGATGGGCTATCTACTGATAATGAAACTGCCCTAACTCGCAGACAGGAACTTTTTGGAGTTAACAAATTCCAAGAAAGTGAAGCTCGGAGCTTTTGGTTGTTTGTCTGGGAAGCCCTTCAAGACATGACTCTCATGATCCTTGGTGCATGTGCTTTTGTTTCTCTGATTGTTGGCATTGTAATGGAGGGATGGCCTGTAGGGGCCCATGATGGTCTTGGTATTGTAGCTAGTATTTTGCTGGTGGTCTTTGTTACAGCAACAAGTGATTATCGTCAATCCTTACAGTTCAGAGACCTTgacaaagagaagaagaagatatcTATCCAGGTTACTAGGAACGGATACAGACAAAAGATGTCCATATATGATCTAGTTCCTGGTGATATAGTTCATCTCGCGATAGGAGATCAAGTCCCTGCAGATGGACTCTTTCTTTCAGGATTTTCTGTTTTAATTGATGAATCCAGCTTGACTGGAGAAAGTGAGCCAGTAATGGTCAATGCTCAAAatccttttcttctttctgGAACCAAGGTCCAAGATGGTTCTTGCAAGATGTTGGTTACAACAGTTGGGATGAGGACTCAATGGGGAAAACTGATAGCAACTCTCAGTGAAGGCGGAGATGATGAAACTCCATTACAGGTTAAGCTGAATGGAGTGGCAACAATCATTGGAAAGATAGGCCTTTTCTTTGCTGTTGTGACTTTTGCAGTACTCTTGCAAAAAATGTTTGGCCGAAAACTGCTAGAGGGATCCCACTGGAGCTGGTCTGGGGAAGAAGCTAGGGAAATCTTGGAATACTTTGCCATTGCAGTTACCATTGTGGTTGTTGCAGTTCCTGAGGGACTTCCCCTGGCTGTGACCTTAAGCCTTGCGTTTGCCATGAAAAAGATGATGAATGATAAAGCACTTGTCCGCCATCTAGCAGCTTGTGAGACTATGGGATCAGCTACAACCATCTGTAGCGACAAAACTGGCACTCTAACAACCAACCGCATGACTGTAGTGAAAACATGCTTCTGTATGAATGTCAAAGATGTGAGCAAACCAGGTGATGCATCTGCACTTAGCTCTGAAATGCCAAATTCTGTGCTCAAAACTTTGCTGCAGTCGATTTTTAACAACACGAGTGGAGAAGTTGTAGCTACCAAGGGCAAGAAGCGTGAGATGTTGGGAACCCCAACTGAGACTGCTATATTGGAGTTTGGTTTAGCACTTGGTGGAGATTTTCAAGCAGAACGACAAGCAGGAAAGCTCGTAAAAATTGAACCGTTCAACTCTACTAAGAAGCTGATGGGTGTGGTGCTTGAGCTTCCTGAAGGAGGTTTAAGGGCTCATACCAAAGGTGCTTCAGAAATTATTTTGGCTGCCTGTGACAAAGTAATCAACTCAAATGGTGATGTTGTTTCCTTGGATGAAACATTAAGAAATAATCTTAATGCCACCATTGAGCAGTTTGCTACTGAAGCTCTTCGTACCTTGTGTCTTGCCTATATGGATCTGGAAAATGGATTCTCTCCTGATGATGCTATTCCACTCTCTGGGTACACTTGCATAGGAATTGTAGGTATAAAGGATCCCGTTCGTCCTGGAGTCAAGGAGTCTGTTGCACTTTGTCGTTCAGCAGGCGTGACTGTTCGGATGGTCACTGGAGATAACATTAATACTGCAAAAGCCATAGCTAGGGAATGTGGTATACTGACAGATGATGGTATTGCTATTGAAGGACCAGTTTTCCGGGAAATGAGTCAAGAGGAAATGCTTAAAGTGATCCCCAAAATTCAG GTGATGGCTAGATCTTCTCCATTAGACAAACACACATTGGTAAAGCAATTGCGGACAACATTCAATGAAGTTGTTGCAGTCACTGGTGATGGGACCAATGATGCTCCAGCACTTCATGAAGCAGATATTGGACTTGCAATGGGCATCGCTGGAACTGAG GTTGCCAAAGAGAGTGCTGATGTTATCATACTGGATGATAATTTCTCCACAATTGTTACAGTAGCCAAATGGGGACGCTCAGTCTACAtaaatattcagaaatttgTTCAGTTTCAGCTGACTGTTAATATTGTTGCGTTGGTAGTTAACTTCGCTTCAGCTTGTGTGACAG GAAGCGCTCCCCTTACTGCTGTTCAACTTCTGTGGGTCAACATGATCATGGATACCTTAGGAGCACTTGCTTTAGCAACAGAGCCCCCTAATGATGAACTAATGAAAAGAGCACCAGTAGGGAGGAAAGGAAACTTTATCAGCAACGTCATGTGGAGGAATATCTTGGGCCAATCTTTATATCAGTTCTTAGTTATATGGTTCCTACAAGTATATGGGAAAACAATATTTCGTCTTGATGGCCCGGATGCTAACCTTACCCTAAACACAATTATTTTCAACTCATTCGTCTTCTGCCAG CTTTTCAATGAAGTGAACTCCCGAGAGATGGAAAAAGTTGAGGTTTGGGAAGGCATACTGGATAACTATGTATTTGTGACAGTTATCGGTGTAACTCTCTTCTTCCAAATCATAATCATCGAATATCTGGGAACATTTGCCAACACCACTCCCCTCTCATTTGGTCAATGGTTCGTAAGTGTATTTTTCGGGTTCTTGGGCATGCCAATTGCTGTACACTTGAAGAAGATAGAGGTATGA
- the LOC129875029 gene encoding probable N-acetyltransferase HLS1 isoform X1 yields the protein MMTLNEQVRIVVREFNAKRDCREVEEVERRCEVGPSGKLSLFTDLLGDPICRVRHSPAYLMLVAEIVVENGEEEKREGIVGMIRGCIKSVTCGKRLWRNNHEFPKLPHQQHLPVFTKLAYILGLRVSPQHRRKGIGLKLVRKMEEWFRENGAEYSYIATENDNLASVKLFTHKCGYAKFRTPSILVQPVFAHRVKISKTVSIFKLTPTEAETLYRHKFSATEFFPKDIDSILNNKLNLGTFLAVPKGTFSCNWPGVNEFLAGQPESWAVLSVWNCKDVFKLEVRGASRMTKGLAKTTRLMDRAFPWLKVPSVPEVFRPFGLHFMYGLGGEGPLSVKLTKALCDLAHNLAGESGCGVVVTEVASCEPLKLEIPHWKKLSCAEDLWCIKRLGEDYSDGSVGDWTKSRPGLSIFVDPREF from the exons ATGATGACACTTAATGAACAAGTGAGGATAGTTGTGAGAGAATTCAACGCCAAGAGAGATTGCAGAGAAGTGGAAGAGGTAGAAAGAAGATGTGAAGTTGGTCCTAGTGGAAAACTCTCTCTTTTCACTGACCTATTAGGTGATCCAATTTGCAGAGTACGCCATTCCCCTGCCTATCTCATGCTG GTTGCAGAGATAGTGGtggaaaatggagaagaagaaaaaagggagGGAATAGTAGGGATGATAAGGGGCTGTATCAAAAGCGTTACGTGTGGAAAGAGACTGTGGAGGAACAATCACGAATTCCCCAAATTGCCTCATCAACAACACCTCCCTGTTTTCACTAAACTTGCCTATATTCTAGGCCTTCGTGTCTCGCCGCAGCACCG GAGAAAGGGAATTGGGTTGAAATTGGTGCGGAAGATGGAAGAATGGTTCAGAGAAAACGGTGCTGAATATTCATACATAGCTACTGAAAACGACAATCTAGCTTCTGTGAAACTCTTCACACACAAATGCGGCTACGCCAAGTTCCGTACCCCATCCATTCTGGTGCAACCCGTTTTCGCTCACCGGGTCAAAATCTCGAAAACTGTATCCATTTTCAAACTCACTCCAACTGAAGCTGAAACTCTATATCGCCATAAATTCTCCGCCACAGAGTTCTTCCCAAAAGACATTGATTCAATTCTCAACAATAAACTCAATTTAGGTACTTTCTTAGCAGTTCCAAAGGGTACTTTTTCGTGTAATTGGCCAGGTGTGAACGAGTTCTTAGCGGGTCAACCCGAGTCATGGGCTGTACTCAGTGTGTGGAACTGTAAGGACGTGTTCAAGCTCGAAGTCCGAGGCGCATCGAGGATGACCAAGGGTTTAGCTAAAACGACCCGTTTAATGGACCGGGCTTTTCCTTGGCTTAAGGTTCCGTCTGTACCCGAAGTTTTCAGGCCTTTTGGGCTTCATTTTATGTATGGGCTTGGTGGGGAAGGCCCATTATCTGTGAAGTTAACTAAGGCCCTTTGTGACTTGGCCCATAACTTAGCGGGTGAATCGGGTTGCGGAGTGGTTGTGACGGAAGTAGCAAGCTGCGAACCGCTTAAGTTAGAAATTCCACACTGGAAGAAACTATCATGCGCCGAAGATTTATGGTGTATAAAACGATTAGGGGAAGACTACAGTGACGGTTCTGTGGGTGACTGGACTAAATCACGGCCTGGTCTTTCTATCTTTGTTGATCCAAGAGAATTTTAA
- the LOC129875029 gene encoding probable N-acetyltransferase HLS1 isoform X2: MIRGCIKSVTCGKRLWRNNHEFPKLPHQQHLPVFTKLAYILGLRVSPQHRRKGIGLKLVRKMEEWFRENGAEYSYIATENDNLASVKLFTHKCGYAKFRTPSILVQPVFAHRVKISKTVSIFKLTPTEAETLYRHKFSATEFFPKDIDSILNNKLNLGTFLAVPKGTFSCNWPGVNEFLAGQPESWAVLSVWNCKDVFKLEVRGASRMTKGLAKTTRLMDRAFPWLKVPSVPEVFRPFGLHFMYGLGGEGPLSVKLTKALCDLAHNLAGESGCGVVVTEVASCEPLKLEIPHWKKLSCAEDLWCIKRLGEDYSDGSVGDWTKSRPGLSIFVDPREF, encoded by the exons ATGATAAGGGGCTGTATCAAAAGCGTTACGTGTGGAAAGAGACTGTGGAGGAACAATCACGAATTCCCCAAATTGCCTCATCAACAACACCTCCCTGTTTTCACTAAACTTGCCTATATTCTAGGCCTTCGTGTCTCGCCGCAGCACCG GAGAAAGGGAATTGGGTTGAAATTGGTGCGGAAGATGGAAGAATGGTTCAGAGAAAACGGTGCTGAATATTCATACATAGCTACTGAAAACGACAATCTAGCTTCTGTGAAACTCTTCACACACAAATGCGGCTACGCCAAGTTCCGTACCCCATCCATTCTGGTGCAACCCGTTTTCGCTCACCGGGTCAAAATCTCGAAAACTGTATCCATTTTCAAACTCACTCCAACTGAAGCTGAAACTCTATATCGCCATAAATTCTCCGCCACAGAGTTCTTCCCAAAAGACATTGATTCAATTCTCAACAATAAACTCAATTTAGGTACTTTCTTAGCAGTTCCAAAGGGTACTTTTTCGTGTAATTGGCCAGGTGTGAACGAGTTCTTAGCGGGTCAACCCGAGTCATGGGCTGTACTCAGTGTGTGGAACTGTAAGGACGTGTTCAAGCTCGAAGTCCGAGGCGCATCGAGGATGACCAAGGGTTTAGCTAAAACGACCCGTTTAATGGACCGGGCTTTTCCTTGGCTTAAGGTTCCGTCTGTACCCGAAGTTTTCAGGCCTTTTGGGCTTCATTTTATGTATGGGCTTGGTGGGGAAGGCCCATTATCTGTGAAGTTAACTAAGGCCCTTTGTGACTTGGCCCATAACTTAGCGGGTGAATCGGGTTGCGGAGTGGTTGTGACGGAAGTAGCAAGCTGCGAACCGCTTAAGTTAGAAATTCCACACTGGAAGAAACTATCATGCGCCGAAGATTTATGGTGTATAAAACGATTAGGGGAAGACTACAGTGACGGTTCTGTGGGTGACTGGACTAAATCACGGCCTGGTCTTTCTATCTTTGTTGATCCAAGAGAATTTTAA